One Deltaproteobacteria bacterium genomic window, GACCCCCAGCTCGCGCGCCTGCTCCTCCGCCAGACTCGTCACCTTGCGCACGAAGTCGCTCAGGTCGAGCGCCACCGGTCGCGGGGCGATCCCCTTGGAGAAGATCAGCAGCTCGGAGGTGAACTCCGTGAGGCGCTCAATCTGCTTGCGCAGCGCCGCTGCCACCCGCTCCTGGTTCGGCGCCGGCGCTCCCGGCCTGGCCCCGAGGAGCACATCCAGACCGAGCCGCAGACCGTTGAGCGCATTCTTGACCTCGTGCGCGATCACGTTCGTCGCCTCGCCGAGGAGGCGCAGACGATCCTCGCGCACCGCGAGCTCCTCGGTCTGCCGAAAGACGCGCAGCGACCGCCGCAGGAAGAGGACCAGGAGCGCGAGCGGCGCGAGAGCCAGCACGAGTCCCCCCGCCAGGCGGCCGTACATGCGCTGCCTCGCGGGTCCGTAGATCTGCCCGCGCTCCGCGAGAGACAGGAGCACCAGTCCACGCGACATGGGCGCAACCGCTACCACCGTGGACCGTCCGTCCAGCCGCACCTCGCGCACCTCGGCCTGCGCCCGCGGCCGCGAGCCGAAGAGCTCCTTCCACGCGCCCTCACGCGCGAACGAGGGCGGACGCGCGGGATGCACCACCGAGCCCTCGCGGGTAGCGAGAATGGTCGCAGCTCGACTGCTGCCGCTTCCCGCGACCGTCACGCCGCCGATGCGCGTGAGGTCGATCGCGCCGAGAAGCGCTCCATCGAAGCGCCCCTCACGCTCCACCGGACACACCATGAATAAGATCGCGTCATCCCGATCGGGCACCACCGGAACCAGACTCACCCGCCGGCGAATGTGCAGCTGGCGAAACCAGCTTCTTCCTGCGAACGACCGCTCGAGTCCGACGATCTCCGGAGGATCCGCCCAGAGGAGGTCTCCCGACGCCGCGAGCACTGCCACCCCGGCGGTGAAGAACGGACTTCGCCGATGCGCTTGCTGTAGCAACGTCCGCTCTGGCTCCAGGTTCCCGTCGGTCAAGTTCACCTCCGCCCGCTGACTTAGGCGTCGGAGCTCCTGCGACAGGAGCTTGAGGTGTTCCGCGACGCCCTGGGCGCGCACCTCCGTCTCCAGGAGCAGCGTCTCGCGCGCCTGCTGCTCGTCGTGGCTCCGATCGGTAGTCAACGCCACGACGAGGAGCGCTCCCGCCACGACGGCGGCGGCGCCATAGATCAGGAGCGCCGCCCGCGCGAACCGGGCGTGCGCGCCGGAAAGGCTCCGCGGCCCCCGGCCGAGAAAGTGCGATTCCGCCTCCGCTCCCCCACGTGCTGCCGCACCCATGAAGTGCCCTCGCCGTTTACGCCTGCTCCGCCGCTCCTTGCCTGACCGGCGCTCCGCCGCGCCAGCGGGCCCTGAGCCAACACGCCCAATAATAGGTCACCGGCAGCACGACAAGGGTCAGCGCCGCCGCCGAGATCGTGCCCCCCACGACGACCACGGCGATCGGTCGCTGCGTCTCGCTGCCGATAGCGTGCGACAGCGCCGCCGGTAGGAGGCCGAGCGACGCGAGCAGCGCGGTGACGAGGACGGCCCGCAGACGATCTTGCACGCCGCCCGTTACCGCCTGATAGAGACCCTCTCCCCGGTCGAGCCGGCTCCGGATGGCCGCCACGACGAGGACGCCGTTGAGCACGGCCTGCCCGAGGAGGGCGATGAAGCCGACCGCGGCGGAGACCGAGAGCGTCAGACCCGCCACGGCCAGCCCGAGAATCCCCCCGACGAGCGCGAAGGGGACATTGAGCAGGATCAACGTCGAATCGAACACAGATCCAAAGGCCGAGAAGAGCAGCAGGAAGGTGATCGCCAGGGCCAGCGGAATCACCA contains:
- a CDS encoding sensor histidine kinase — protein: MGAAARGGAEAESHFLGRGPRSLSGAHARFARAALLIYGAAAVVAGALLVVALTTDRSHDEQQARETLLLETEVRAQGVAEHLKLLSQELRRLSQRAEVNLTDGNLEPERTLLQQAHRRSPFFTAGVAVLAASGDLLWADPPEIVGLERSFAGRSWFRQLHIRRRVSLVPVVPDRDDAILFMVCPVEREGRFDGALLGAIDLTRIGGVTVAGSGSSRAATILATREGSVVHPARPPSFAREGAWKELFGSRPRAQAEVREVRLDGRSTVVAVAPMSRGLVLLSLAERGQIYGPARQRMYGRLAGGLVLALAPLALLVLFLRRSLRVFRQTEELAVREDRLRLLGEATNVIAHEVKNALNGLRLGLDVLLGARPGAPAPNQERVAAALRKQIERLTEFTSELLIFSKGIAPRPVALDLSDFVRKVTSLAEEQARELGVELAVEVPSDDLRATADPTLLHLVVTNLVGNALDAVSGGGHDHPRVVVRLECRQGLVELRVTDNGPGVPAPVRERLFEPFVTGKPNGVGIGLALSRKIARAHGGDLVLEGGSAGATFLLTVPKESP